A window of the Xenopus laevis strain J_2021 chromosome 9_10L, Xenopus_laevis_v10.1, whole genome shotgun sequence genome harbors these coding sequences:
- the krt34.L gene encoding keratin, type I cytoskeletal 19 encodes MSVKQSHRFSSGSSCCGVSMHGGRGYGGLRSSLGGYCGIGGGSIGGKNEGMLNVCEKETMQQLNDRLANYLGRVRSLEEENGQLERKIREWYDRQVPYSFPDFNNYFRTIEELQNKILNASSGNGNLILQIDNARLTSDDFRNKFESEAAFRMGVEGDMNGLRRVLEELNLGNNDQEIQRQNLNEELTFLKKNHAEEVASLRSQLGQRVNVEVDAAPSVDLNGVLGEIREQYEGIVESNRREAENWFLSKSEELNQQITSGANQLQTVQTESIQLRNTIQGLEIDLQSQNSMRGALEGTMADIESRYGGQLSQLQCLINNVESQLGNLRSDRERQNFEYNALMDVKTHLEMEIATYRRLLEGEDRQRGSNRDMGSNKDMGHSRSRTTVTMMEEGFRKA; translated from the exons ATGAGTGTCAAGCAAAGTCATAGATTTTCATCTGGGTCCAGCTGCTGTGGTGTTAGCATGCATGGAGGCAGAGGCTATGGAGGCCTCAGAAGTTCCTTAGGAGGGTATTGTGGCATCGGTGGTGGAAGCATTGGTGGTAAAAACGAAGGCATGCTGAATGTCTGCGAGAAAGAAACCATGCAACAACTGAATGACCGACTGGCAAACTATCTAGGCAGAGTCCGCTCTTTGGAAGAGGAAAACGGCCAGCTTGAGAGGAAGATTAGAGAATGGTATGACAGACAGGTTCCATACTCCTTTCCTGATTTCAACAACTATTTCAGGACCATTGAAGAACTTCAGAATAAG ATTCTAAATGCAAGTTCTGGAAATGGCAACCTAATCCTGCAGATTGATAATGCCAGACTGACCTCTGATGATTTCAGAAACAA ATTTGAAAGTGAAGCTGCTTTCCGCATGGGGGTTGAGGGAGATATGAATGGCCTTCGCCGAGTCCTGGAGGAACTCAACCTGGGCAACAATGACCAAGAAATACAGCGACAAAATCTGAACGAGGAACTGACCTTCCTGAAGAAGAATCATGCTGAG GAAGTCGCCAGTCTGCGCTCTCAGCTGGGACAAAGAGTAAATGTGGAAGTGGATGCTGCTCCTTCTGTGGATCTAAACGGAGTTTTGGGAGAAATAAGAGAGCAATATGAAGGCATAGTGGAGAGTAACAGGAGGGAGGCTGAGAACTGGTTCTTAAGCAAG agtGAAGAGTTGAACCAGCAAATAACCAGTGGTGCCAATCAACTACAGACAGTTCAGACTGAAAGCATCCAATTGAGAAATACTATCCAAGGCCTGGAGATTGACCTGCAGTCTCAAAATAGCATG agaggAGCCCTGGAAGGCACCATGGCAGATATAGAATCCCGTTATGGTGGTCAACTTTCGCAACTGCAATGCCTGATTAATAATGTGGAGTCACAACTGGGAAATCTTAGATCAGATCGGGAAAGACAAAACTTTGAGTATAACGCGCTCATGGATGTTAAGACACACCTAGAAATGGAGATTGCAACATACAGGCGCCTGCTTGAAGGAGAAGACAGACA ACGGGGCTCAAACAGAGACATGGGCTCAAACAAAGACATGGGACATAGCAGGTCAAGGACAACAGTGACCATGATGGAAGAAGGGTTTCGTAAAGCTTAA
- the krt15.2.L gene encoding keratin 15, type I gene 2 L homeolog (The RefSeq protein has 1 non-frameshifting indel compared to this genomic sequence), translated as MSYSFSQSSSSRLSSGISSRLSDGIYRAASMHGGYGGSGISMSSAKFTSAAGSGMGFGSGFGSGFGGGASIGGGASFGASFGSGGGEGLLSGNEKYTMQNLNGRLASYLAKVKSLEEANTDLEAKIRDWYAKQGSVAIREQSYGALYTTIDELRGKILAATINNAKLVLEIDNARLAADDFKLKYENEFSLRQTVENDISGLRHILDDLTMTRSDLELQIESLKEELVYLKANHEEEVSEKKQHAAGTVSVELDAAPGIGLLNTLNDLREQYEHIADKNRREAEAWFLSQVESLQSEVVTSTQQVQSTKSESTELRRGLQSLELELQTLLSTKAGLEASLADTEGRYAAQLFQIQNIISGMEAQFSDLRLDLERQNQEYKALLDIKSRLEQEILKYHQLLEGEGGLIAAGADAKSGSSSVSTTTRVHAIIKEESGGKVVSSTLLKTF; from the exons ATGAGTTATAGCTTCTCTCAGAGCAGTTCATCTAGACTGAGCAGTGGGATCTCCTCCAGGCTCTCTGATGGAATCTACAGAGCTGCTAGTATGCATGGTGGTTATGGAGGATCTGGCATTTCCATGTCCAGTGCCAAGTTCACATCAGCAGCTGGGTCAGGAATGGGCTTTGGCTCGGGTTTTGGCTCTGGATTTGGTGGTGGGGCCTCGTTTGGTGCTAGCTTTGGTTCAGGTGGTGGAGAAGGGCTGCTCTCTGGCAATGAGAAGTACACCATGCAGAACCTTAATGGCCGCCTTGCCAGTTACTTGGCTAAAGTGAAGTCTTTGGAGGAAGCCAACACTGACCTGGAGGCCAAGATACGTGATTGGTATGCTAAGCAAGGGTCAGTTGCTATCCGTGAACAAAGCTATGGAGCTTTATACACCACTATTGATGAACTACGTGGTAAG ATTTTAGCTGCCACGATTAACAATGCCAAACTTGTCCTGGAGATTGACAATGCGAGATTGGCTGCTGATGACTTCAAACTCAA GTATGAGAATGAGTTTTCCCTGCGCCAGACTGTTGAAAATGACATCAGTGGCCTGAGACACATCTTGGATGACTTGACCATGACCAGATCTGACCTGGAGCTCCAGATTGAAAGTCTGAAGGAAGAGCTGGTTTACTTGAAGGCAAATCATGAGGAG GAAGTCAGTGAGAAAAAGCAGCATGCAGCAGGAACAGTGAGTGTGGAGTTGGATGCTGCTCCTGGAATTGGCCTTCTAAACACACTGAATGATCTCCGTGAACAATATGAACATATTGCTGATAAAAACAGGAGGGAAGCTGAAGCTTGGTTCCTCAGTCAG GTTGAAAGTTTGCAGAGTGAAGTGGTTACCAGCACACAGCAAGTACAGAGCACCAAGAGTGAAAGCACGGAATTGAGACGTGGACTGCAGAGTCTGGAGTTGGAGCTTCAAACTCTGCTAAGCACT AAAGCAGGTTTAGAGGCATCATTGGCAGATACAGAAGGTCGTTATGCTGCACAGCTCTTCCAGATTCAGAACATCATTAGTGGCATGGAGGCTCAGTTTTCAGACCTCCGTTTAGACCTTGAGCGACAAAACCAGGAGTATAAGGCTTTATTAGACATCAAGAGTCGCCTTGAACAGGAAATTCTCAAATACCATCAGCTCCTGGAGGGAGAGGGAGGCCt AATTGCAGCTGGAGCAGATGCAAAATCAG GATCCAGCAGTGTAAGCACAACAACCCGTGTACATGCCATAATAAAAGAAGAATCTGGTGGAAAAGTTGTCTCCTCCACACTTCTAAAGACATTCTGA